A window of the bacterium genome harbors these coding sequences:
- the rplQ gene encoding 50S ribosomal protein L17, producing MRHRKDLKKLGRTSSHRKAMLSNLVSSVFEHKHVRTTTAKAKEVRRVVDRMITHAKKNTVAARRLVFNELRRRDIVKSLFDDIAPKYATRNGGYTRVLKIGRRQGDGAELSILELVGYEGVQLEKQQAAAEKRAERKKRKKEEVKAEAERQAKAERPEKEE from the coding sequence ATGCGACATCGAAAAGACCTCAAAAAACTGGGACGGACTTCCAGCCACCGCAAGGCCATGCTTTCTAACCTGGTCAGCTCGGTCTTCGAACACAAGCACGTGCGCACCACCACTGCCAAGGCCAAGGAAGTGCGCCGCGTGGTGGATCGCATGATTACGCATGCCAAGAAGAACACCGTGGCAGCCCGGCGCCTGGTTTTCAACGAACTGCGCCGGCGTGACATCGTCAAGAGCCTGTTCGATGACATCGCGCCGAAGTACGCCACTCGCAACGGCGGCTACACTCGCGTGCTGAAGATCGGCCGCCGCCAGGGTGACGGTGCGGAGCTTTCGATTCTCGAATTGGTGGGTTATGAAGGCGTGCAGCTCGAAAAACAGCAGGCCGCGGCCGAAAAGCGCGCGGAGCGCAAGAAACGCAAGAAGGAAGAAGTGAAAGCCGAAGCCGAGCGCCAAGCCAAGGCGGAACGCCCCGAAAAAGAAGAGTGA